Within the Prochlorococcus sp. MIT 1300 genome, the region ACTAAGCGTGTTCGGTTATTAATGCCAAACACATACATGAATGAAAGCGGCCGCTCAATCCGCTCAGCCATGAACTGGTTCGATCTCGAGATTGAACAATTACTAGTTTTAGTTGACGATATGGATCTACCTCTTGGCAAACTTAGACTTCGAACCAAGGGAGGATCTGGCGGTCACAATGGTTTAAAAAGTACTATTAGTCATCTTGGAACCGAGAACTTCAACCGCCTAAGAATTGGTATTGGTGCTCCAATTGGAATGCCAGAAGAACGACGAGCAAATACCGTTTCTCATGTTTTAGGAGTATTTTCCAAATCAGAGACCCTCCTAGTTGAGAATACGATTAAACAAGTAATTACAGGAATCAATATTATTCAGGAATATGGTCTCGAAAAAGCAAGTAACCAACTTAACTCCTATCAAGCCACTAAACTTGAAAAATAATAATGAATACTCTCCCAGCCACTGCAGCTTGCCTAAGAGTTAACCGTCAGAATTTTGCAGAGAATTTTATAGATGGAGAAGTCTCTGCGGGAGGGTTTGAATGGAATTTTCATTGGGAATTCAGCCAAGGAGAATTACAAGTAGAGCCCTCTCTTGGCAGAGCACTCATTCAAGATGCTTTGCTTAGATTCCTTATTAAAATGGACTATCAGCTTGAGCCAGGTGAAAATTATTTTTTTACTGTTAGGGCTAAGTTTTAAACTTTTTTGATCCTTTCCAACACAGCTTCTTGCCTAGGTAATTTTCTAAAATAATCAAAGCCGCTACAGCATCTAAATTTTCTTTCGGTAAAACTAATCCTCTTGGCAGAAATCTAGTGAAATCTTGAGGGGGCCAAAGTTCCCAATAACGCTTTCTGGCTTTTAAAGTAGTGTTAAACTCTTCTACAACTTGTAAAGATGCAACGCCAGTTAATTTTTCTTCCCAATAATCACTACTAGTACCATTGCCGAGCAAAATCAAGTCAATATTGAATTGTGATTTCCAAAGGGTTATTAAATCAATAACCGCACCTGCATGAACAACTCTTCCTTCCAAAACCAAACCCTTTTCTGGGCATGAAAGTACAAGACCACATTTGTGTCTACCAGGATCAATAGCTATCAGTTTGCCCATGTACTGCTTTTATCGGGCTTATTGATGTTCTGCTTTATGCGTAAACCTATTTTCACTTGATCTGACGTATCACTACTCTTTAAAGCGAACGACTCTAAAATAATAGTTCCACCTAAGAGACCTACCAATTCCTTGCCCAATTGATTAACTGAACTTGCATCAAATTGAAGTCCTGAGCTAAGAGATCCTCTTCGCCTAACCTCTGCGAAAGTAGAGGCTAGTAAAAGGTTTATCTGCTTTCGTATTACATCAGTGGTTCGATCTCTTGGATTAAGGGTGATCTTTCCCAAAACATCACCTTTTTGTACAACAGCAATGTTTGGTCTTACCTCCGGGATGGCATAAACCCATTTTTCCCCTAGCAAAACATTACCTGCTGAACGAAAATTAACGACCCATGTACCAGACTCACTAATAGTTTCTTTAAGCTTTTGAATTTCCTCTCTAGGCACCCTCAGGATCTGCCTATTTGGTTTTTCACCAGGCAAAACCCGCCTAAAAGCCTCAAGATTTGCCTCCTGAAGCAAACGATCAATTATCCCTTTAGCTTGATTCGGGTTATCTAATCTGAACTTCGCAGTAGCCAATCTTTGTCCGCTACTTAAAACAACAGCACCTCTCCTTAAAGCAATCAAATTACTTTCACGCAACCTCAATTCCTTTTGAGCTGCCTTGATCTTTGCTTGTAGGCCATCTAATTGAAATAAACCAACTCTCAATTGCCTGCTCACAAGCAACATCAAACCTAACGATAAAAAACTAATAAGGCTCCCTGTTAGGACTGTGATTAAAACAGCTGTGCTTCTTGGTCGCAGGTTAAATATGCTTAAACGAGCTTTGCCTACTCGACTGCCAAGCCGATCCCCAAGAGTGGATAAGACCCCTCCAAGGACCAATAAAAGAACAATGAGCAGCCAGCCTGTCACGAAAAACGTCGGGCCAAGTTTTTATTTGATTCAAACAACATGAATGGTAGGAAGGGATCACACCTAATTGAAACGCTTAGCAAGAGCAATTGGGTCTAATACCGTAATTTTCTTACGATCAATTTCTACCAGGCCAGCGCTACGTAAGTCTCCCAAAAGTCTGGTAATTGTGACCCTTGTAGAACCTATGGCCTCTGCTATTGCCTGATGCGAAAGTCTCAAATCAATAGTAATTCCTTGATCCCCAGGGACCCCAAAATCCCTGCAAAGAACCAATAAGAAGCTTACTAAACGTGATGACATATCACGATGAGTAAGTGTTTCTATCATCGTTTCTGTTTGCAAGATTCGACTGGAAAGCCCCTGCAAAAGAAGCAACCCAACGCCAGAGTCATCTTCTATCGCCTGTCGAACAGACACAGCAGGAGCCGTAATCATCTCAACCCTAGTGAATGCAACTGCGTGATAGAAGCGATCAGATCTATGGCCTGTTAAAAGAGAAAGAACCCCAAAAAGACTATTCTCTCTCAATAGGGCAACCGTAATTTCTTCACCAGATTCATAGACCCTTGAGAGTCGGACTGCTCCTCTTCTTATTAGATAAACCCTCTCTGCAGGATCCCCAGGGAAAAAAATAGTTTTAGCTCTTTCAACCATTTCAGTGCTAGCACCTTCGAGGGCACGAATCACATCCACCAATGTTCTGCTATTCCCAGCAGGAGCATTAGCAAGGCTTGGAGAAGAACCTTGAGCCACGGGTTGTGATGCATAGCGGCTAAAACCGCCAGGAGCTACAGCCATATATGCAAGGTAGTTGCAAGGACGCTAAGGAGCAGTGAATTAAAGCCTTGTAGCAATAGTGACTATTTTTAGGCTTAATTGTTTAAAGCCGATTTTTGTGCAACCTGAAGTTCCATTAGTCCCTTCTCAGCCAAATCAAGGAAAGAATTCAATTGCTCTCTAGAAAATGGAGCTCTTTCAGCAGATCCCTGTATCTCCAATAGCTTTCCCTGAGAATCCATCACAACGTTTAGATCAACATCTGCAATTGAATCCTCCTGATAATCAAGATCAAGCATTGCTAAGCCATCTACCAAACCAACTGAAACTGCTGCGACTTGCTCCTTGAGAGGATTTTCTTCTAAAAAACCTTTTTCGACTAATCGGGAAAAGCCACGATCAAGAGCGATCCACGCACCTGTAATGGAGGCCGTCCTGGTCCCGGCGTCTGCTTGGATTACATCACAATCAATTTTTACAGTTTTCTCCCCAAGCAACGACATATCTAGGACTGATCTCAAAGTCCTACCTATAAGTCGTTGAATTTCCTGAGTCCTTCCAGAAAGCTTTATTAATTCTCGTTCTTGCCTAACCGGTGTTGACCCTGGAAGCAAACGATACTCTGCGCTCAACCATCCTTTACCTTGCCCCTTCCTCCAACGGGGCACTCCGTCCTCAATACAAACACTACATAAAACTGCTGTATTGCCGGTGCGAATCACCAATGAGCTCAACGCAAACCCCATTGGATCCCAAGTCACTTCAAAAGGCCTTAGTTGATCGTTAAAGCGACCAGAAGTACGTGATGGGCTAGAACCACTCATGAAAAACCAAAATTTAAAAAGCGTCAGAAACCTAAAGAATTGGTTTTCACACCATAGATAGTGTCAAATACCTTGTGAGTCAGACTAAGGCCGCTAGATTTTAAAAAAGGCATTAGCTCTGCTCCTAATTTTAATGAGTGCAAGCCCGAGTCAACGACCCAGGAAGACATCACCACCGGCCTGTATAGAAAGGCCACCACTTGTTGCTGTTCCTAGCCATCCTGCCCTACATCTAGTTGCGCAAGAGGGACAGCTGCAAGTTCATACCGCACCTTATAGGGGCAGTTTCTCCGTTGTACTTAGTGAAGCTCTTAGGGCTGCTGGATTGGGCAGGCGTGTCATGGTTGCTCAATTCCTAAAAGGTGGGGTACACCAGGGGCCAAATAGATGTATTCGACTATGTGGAAAGCTGGAGTGGCTAAGACCTGACGTATCAAGCTGCCTATCCAAACCGCCTAATGATGATGTACATGCCTCCAAAAATGTTAAGGCGGTTGAAGCAATTTGGAAGATATGCCAATCTCACCTTATTAAAGGAGATTTAGATCAACTAGTTCTAGATGAAGTAGGGCTAGCTATTGCCCTCGGATATCTAAAAGAAAACGAGGTGCTTTCTTCTCTCGAGGCAAAAAAAGGAGGTATGGATGTCATCATCACAGGACCATCTATTCCCTCTCGAGTTATGGCAATTGCCGACCAAGTCACCGAGTTACGTCGTGGTTTCTGATGCTTAAAAACGATCGCTGGATTACCGAACAGGCCGCAGCAGGAATGCTTGAACCATTTCAAGCAGGACTCATAAGGCATTTGAACCCTCAACTGAATGAACAACCAGTTTTAAGCTTTGGTTGCTCTTCATACGGATATGACTTGCGCCTATCTTCTAAAGAATTCCTCATATTTAGGCATGTTCCAGGTACTGTGATGAATCCAAAAAGATTCAACCCTAACAACCTAGAGCCAACATCCTTACACAAAGATCAAGACGGTGAATTTTTCATATTGCCTGCCCATTCATATGGGCTAGGTGTTGCATTAGAAAAAATGAAAGTGCCCGAAAATATTACTGTTATTTGCTTAGGGAAAAGTACATATGCCCGCCTGGGAATCATCGTAAATACAACTCCTGCTGAAGCGAGTTGGGAAGGACATTTAACTCTTGAATTTAGTAATAGTTCTGGAGCAGATTGTAGGATCTATGCCAATGAAGGAATATGCCAGTTACTCTTCTTTGAGGGAGACCCCTGTGAAACTACTTACAGTGACCGCAAAGGGAAGTATCAACATCAACCAGAAAAAGTAACCCTTGCTCGAATCTAAAAAAGTGGCAACTGTAGAACTAATTACCGTAACGCCTGATGCTGAAAAAGCTATGGCTTATATAGCCAGAGTAAGCAACCCAAATAATCAAGAGAATGAAAGCTACTCGGGCTTGTTGAAATACTGTATTAAGCATGAACATTGGAGCGTCTTTGAACAGGCATATATGACCCTTCAGATTCAAACAAATAGGGGTATTGCTGCTCAAATTCTTCGTCATAGATCATTCACATTTCAAGAGTTCTCCCAACGTTATGCTGATAGCACCCAGCTGGGGTACATTCCTATCCCCGAATTAAGAAGGCAAGATTGCAAAAATAGACAAAACTCTATAGACGATTTATCTACAGAAATAAAAAAAAGTTTTGAAGAAAAAATTCAACAACAATTCCAGAATTCTATTGAACTTTACGAGTCAATGCTAAAAGCAGGAGTCGCAAAAGAATGCGCAAGGTTCATTCTGCCTTTAGCTACTCCCACACGAATCTACATGACAGGTTCATGTCGTTCATGGATTCACTATATAAATCTACGTAGTGGCCACGGAACTCAAAAGGAACATTTACAATTAGCGGAAGCTTGCAAAGTTATTTTCTGCGAACAGTTTACTACCGTTGCAGAGGCCCTTGGTTGGCATAGATAACGAGTTTAATAATATCTAATAGCCTTAACTATGCGAGCGAGGGCCAACTTGAACCTCATTAAAAGAACTGTCGTCAAGATTGGCTTCACTACTATTTAAAAATGAACTAACAGAACCAATACCTATTGAAGAAGGGAAGGGTGTATCATTGAAAAGAGAGTCCATTAATAAATAAAGTTCTTCTCTTGAACGTAAACCAACTGATCTACCTTTGAACTTCCCTTTTGCATCAAAAAAGTTTAATTCCGGAATCCCATTGACTTCATATTTATCAAGGAGGTCTTCCCAAATTGGATTATCTACATTGAGCAAAACAAAGTCTATTTTTTTTTCATTTTTTTGTTCCAATTCCAGCATGGTTGGCGCCATCTCTTTGCAAGCCTCACACCAACTCGCATAGAACTCAAAAACCGTTGGGCGACCATTCGCTAGGGCAACCTCAGGGTCAAGGGATCTTCTCGCAAGTTGCTCCAAAGGGCCTGCTGGATTCATCCCCCCTTTTAAAAAGAACAGCAAAGTAGCCATGCCAACTGCTACAAGAGCAAGAAAAATCCGTTGAAACTGACCAAGCGAAGAGGATTGAGGACTAGCTGCCATGATCAAACAAGGTTGATAATTCCTTTAGTTGAACTATTTTCTTTTAGTGTGACACATCTAAAACAGATCAAAAAACCTTTTTTAAAGTGGTTCGAGTCATTTCAAATTGAATAAAAGGTTTTTTCATTGAATTAAAGATCAATTGCATTCCATAAAATTTATTTTTGGACTCCGCACGTAAACAAACCATTCAACTCAATAGAAATTTAGGACGCCATCCTTGAGTCTTTATCCAATGACCTTTAAGCTTCAAGCTAATTTTGAGACCTAAATGGCCCAAGCCGCCATTAAATCAGTAGAAACTCCTTTAACAGCAGTCCCTCTAAGGTTTGGGACAGATGGAATTCGTGGACATGCTGAGTCTTTCCTGAATTCAAAACGTTGTCTCGAAATTGGTTTTTGCATCGGAAAGGTACTGTCAGGTAGCGGACCTGTTCTGATTGGCAGAGATTCCCGTTGTAGCGGTGAAGCTATGAGCTATGCCCTAACGGCTGGGCTTAATGCAGCTGGGAAGGAGGTTTGGGATTTGGGTTTATGCCCAACCCCAACTATTGCAACACTCATAAAAGAGTCAGGAGCTATAGGCGGATTAATGGTATCTGCAAGTCACAACCCACCTGAAGACAATGGAATAAAAGTCTTCGGGCCAAATGGATCAAAGCTTAAAAGCTCAGATCAAAGAATTATAGAAAGTTATTTAGAGGAAGACCTTACAGGCAAAATTTCACAAAAAACGACAAATAATAATTCCAATGTGACTAAACACCCTGAGCTCCTAACGAAATATCAAAGGAAGCTAGAGGCCTCAACAAAAGGACAAAGATTAGATGGTGTTTCAATAGTCCTAGACCTTTGCTGGGGATCAGCTACTGCAATTAGTGCTGAGGTTTTTACAAACTTAGGTGCTCAAGTAACTGTGCTACATGGCCAGCCCGATGGGAAAAGAATTAATGTGAAATGTGGTTCTACTAATCTTCTACCACTCCGAAAAGCTGTCCTTGAAACAAATGCTGAAATGGGCTTTGCGTTCGACGGAGATGCTGATCGAATGCTTGCAATAGATAGTAAAGGACGTGTTATAGATGGCGATCATATACTTTATCTTTGGGGCTCGGCTTTAAGAGAGCAAAATGCTCTCCCAGAACAAAGGCTTATAGCAACAGTTATGTCCAACTTAGGATTTGAAAAAGCTTGGGAAGACAGTGGGGGCCTTTTAGAACGTACAGCGGTTGGTGATCAATATGTGCATACTGCAATGCTCAGCAGCGGTGCTGCATTAGGAGGAGAGCAATCAGGACACATTCTTTCCTCAGAGCATCAATTTGCTGGTGATGGTTTATTTACCGCCATCCAACTTTCAACTCTTTGTAAATCAAAAGGATTAACTCTTACTCAATGGTTAGATCAGAGTTTTACACCATTTCCTCAAAAACTAGTAAATATACATGTTCCAAATAAAAGTATCAGGAGAGGTTGGTCTAATTGTCAGCCTTTAAATGAAGCCATTTTAAATGCTAAGGAAGCAATGGGCAATGAAGGAAGAGTTATAGTTAGGGCAAGCGGAACTCAACCTTTAATTAGGGTAATGGTTGAAGCATCTGATTCAGGGTTAGTTGATTCTTTTTCCTCTAAAATTGCTTGCCTGGCAGAACAACATCTAAATGCAGCCTAAACTTTATTTTAAATAAATTAAAATCAACTTTCCTCTAATTACAATCGCAAACATCCCATTCCTCCTCTAGCAATGACAAGGTGGGAATAGAATTTTTATTTCTTAAAAAGAGGGCCCTATATATAGGGGAACCATTTTGAGAAGCATAAATCTCCCTTTCAGTTGCAATACTCATAGGATTATTTGTCAGCCATGCCTGAGACTCTTCACCAATACGTTCAAAACAATTACTCATCTCAATCAACTTCAACATTGGATCGATTACCGACAACAAATCACTTTGAATAAAAAGCTCCTTACCAGGCGACAAGGCATTTGCAATCGACAGCAATAACTTTGGCTGAAGAACTCTGCGTTTCTTATGCTTTCTCTTAAACCAAGGATCGGGAAATTGAATTGTTACTCTATGAAGTTGTTGTTTTGAAAGGTTATTTAGCCAGGCGTCAAGACTCACATTTGCATTGCAAAAGAGAAACCTAAGGTTAGCTATACCTAGCTGCTCACGTTCACGCTCCGATGACAACACAAGAGGATGGCGAATTTCGACTCCAATATGGTTCCAATCCAGCTGCAAAGGAGCTAGTTCTAGTAAAAACTTTCCTCTTGCAGAGCCAATATCTAAATGCAATGGCATATCATAATCTTCAAACAATTCTTCAGGCCTAGGTATGCTTCGAGGCAGCTGAAAAAAACGGCTTAGAGGGTTGACATGTTGACGCACTAATGAAAATTTTTAGAGGAGTCTTCTATAGAAGAAATATGCCTTAGAAGACCCCAACAAGCTGTATATCCATGAACATGAGTTGCTCCACCAACCGAACCAATCTCCCCATTACAAAATGCACCTGCAATTGGAACTTCTTGAATCAACTCTCTAGCAATTGCAACATCCCCATTCTTAACTCCATATAAGCTCTCCCCTCTACCTAAACATGCCATTAATAATCCAAAAACTGGAGGTTGATCAGTTCTGTCTAAGGCTGCTCTCAAAAGCTGAAAGGCCTCCTGCCGTGAGGCGTCTGCTTCTCGCAGTTGAAACTGCACATTCTGCCCTACTCGCATCTGTTCAGCGACAGCCACAGCTCCGTTATTTGGATCAACACCTATAAGATTCCGAACTAAAAAACCTGCTTGGGCTTTAGGCGAACCAGTCCCCCCTATAACCAAATCTTTACATTCAACTCCAAGGAACAGAGAATGCCTAACGAGGTCTCTTTCTCGCTCTGTCAAATCAGCAAGAACTCTTTGTAGGAAAGCAACAGGACTATCTCTTGATTCCTCATGACTAAGTTCTATCAGAACATTTTTTTGAACCCGTTCAATCGCAAATACTGGACCTATAGGTTTGCAACCCTGCGCAACAACTGACTCTAAGAACCATTCACCTCCAAAGGTACAACCGACAGCACCATCAACTACTTGATCTCCAAAAAAAAGAGAGCCATGTGCAGCATTATGAGGGCCAGCTATTCCTCCAATAGTTGGTACAGAAGGATAGGCATAGTCAAGACCACTTATAAGGTCATTAATTGATCGTGTGGTGGGATCAACCAATAGCAACATGCTATTGGTTGTTAGAGGGTCTGATCCCACCCATTGCTGCCAATCATGAGAAGGCCCATCCAAATCTGGCAATGAATTTGTGTTTATCGCAAAAGGGTGCAATACAGCACCAGGCAAATTCAACAGAGTTACGCTTAATGCAGGTTTCCGCTCAACCTCAGATGTGATCAAATCACTTCTCGTACCTATCACTCCTCCTCCAGCACAACCCAACCAATGCCTTGCTTTTAAGCGGGCTTTTAAAAGTGGAAGCAAGCGGGGCAAATCACTTGCATAATCAGTCGAAGCAAAAACAAGCGCCAAGTCTGCCGTGCTTTCACCTTTAAGATTGTCGCCAACCTCTTTAACGGCACTCTCTAAAGAAGCTTGCTCAGACAAGGCCGTCCGGCAAGTTGCCTTAGAGGCACGTTGAAAAAGCCAATTTAAGGAAAAGTACGAACCCATAGACTCGACCCTAACAACTCCTTTACTCATCACTGCGAGATTGATAATGACGACATACATAAGGTTGCTATGAGTGAAATCGAATACCGCTTACTCGTATGGCTGACTTATCGACTTGCTGGAATATTCGCTTTAGGCCTACCTCTAGTACTTCTCATCTGGTCAATCCTCAGAAATCAAAGCTCCCTAATACGCCTCTTAATTATCTATTGGAAAGTCTCAAGCCTTTTAGCAATAAGCCTATTGCTTCTTGCTGATCATCGTCCAATGGGATACATCGCATTTTTTCTCGCACCTTTCTTGATGGCCTCCTCGGTCTGGTTCTGGACAGATCTCAATGAAGAACTTGCAGATCAACCACCATTTCGACCTTTACCGTTCACGGTAAAGCTATGGCGTTGGGCATTAACAGGGTTTGCAGTTTTAGCTGGAACAGTTTCCTACCAAAGTCTTGCTTGCTTAAATTTTGTACAGCATGCGAATTGCTTACCCTGGCTAGAAGGGCCAAAGTTAATCCAGCAAACTATAGAAACTCTATTTAAGTTTCTTTTTGGGGCGCAATGGACCGAGCCAATATCAGCTTTCATAGGATATATAACACTATTTGCTTATATTCTTGGAGTGCTTCAACTCCTTTTAGTAAAGCTGCCTAAGCAAGGGAGAATCGCAGGAGGATTTTAGCCAGTAAAATAAAAAATCAAGCCTCACCTATTCAATCAATATAATATTAATGTTATAAAACAAGAATTATTTAGAAGAAAATATTTACTTATTTTTCCAAAACTTCGATACAGCGGCTACAAATAGTGGGATGATTTTCATTAGAGCCTATATCACTCTCATAATGCCAGCACCTCTCACATTTTAGACCTCTTGCTCTCGCAATTTCAATTAAAGCAAGTTCACTCTTATGGCTAGCCAATACCTCTGCCCAAGGCTCCCCTCCTATTTGTAGCTGTGAAACAATTAGCCAATCTCTCAAGCCATCAACTTCTTGATTCCCAGAATCATTCAGCCAATTCAAAGCATTCTTTAACGCAGAACTGACAGGGTCCACCCGAACAGATGCCTCAAGAGATGCTCCAATCTCTTGTTGATTTCTACAATCTTCGATAACACGATTTACCGCAGATCTCAACTCACGTAATTCATGCATTGGCTCCACCAATGTTTTGTCCCTCCAGGCATCATCTGGGACAGGCCATCCTCTTAGAAACACTGAATCCTCATCTACATCATATGGGATATTCTGCCAAATGTCCTCGGCCATATGACACAGTACAGGTGAAATCATACCTGCTAGTTTTTCAACAATAAGCGACATTACTGTCTGACAACTTCTTCTTCGGAAGTCATCACTATGACTTACGTAAAGTCGATCTTTTGCAATATCTAGATAAAAATTTGACAAATCTGACACACAAAAGGCCTGAAGAATCTGAAAAAATCGCGCAAACTCATAATTATCAAACGCTAATGAAACGTCATCAATAACTTCAGCAGTTCTATGGAGCATCCAACGATCAAGCAATGGCAGCGAATCAATTTCTATTGAATTACAAGATGGGTTGAAGTCATGCAAATTACCCAAAAGATACCTTGCGGTATTTCTTACTTTTCTATAAACATCTGACAACTGGCGCAATATACCAGGGCCTATTGGCACATCAACGTTGTAATCAACGGAGCTTACCCAGAGTCTAAGGACATCTGCTCCATAAGCGGGTTCTAGTTTTTGATTAGTGCCCCCATTTATAACAACTGAAGGATCAACAACATTTCCTAGAGATTTACTCATCTTCCTACCCTTCTCATCTAAAGCAAATCCATGTGTGAGAACTGATTTATATGGAGCTTTACCATTTACCGCTATAGATGTAAGCAAAGAAGACTGAAACCAACCTCTATGTTGATCTGAACCTTCTAAATACAAGTCAGCCGGATAACTAAGATGATCAGTTTCTAATAAAACCGCTGCCCAACTAGAGCCTGAGTCAAACCAAACATCCATAGTGTCAGTTCCTTTTCTCCATTTTGCTGCTTGCGAGGCATACGAAGGAGGCAATAGTTCTGACTCATCCCTTTCCCACCAAATATCTGATCCATACTTTGAAATTAGACTATAAAGGTGATCTAATGTCTCAGAGTTCAGAAGAACATCATCACCATCTATCTCATAAAATACAGGAATAGGCACCCCCCAATTTCGCTGTCTAGAAATACACCAATCACCTCGCTCTCTAACCAT harbors:
- the glmM gene encoding phosphoglucosamine mutase; this encodes MAQAAIKSVETPLTAVPLRFGTDGIRGHAESFLNSKRCLEIGFCIGKVLSGSGPVLIGRDSRCSGEAMSYALTAGLNAAGKEVWDLGLCPTPTIATLIKESGAIGGLMVSASHNPPEDNGIKVFGPNGSKLKSSDQRIIESYLEEDLTGKISQKTTNNNSNVTKHPELLTKYQRKLEASTKGQRLDGVSIVLDLCWGSATAISAEVFTNLGAQVTVLHGQPDGKRINVKCGSTNLLPLRKAVLETNAEMGFAFDGDADRMLAIDSKGRVIDGDHILYLWGSALREQNALPEQRLIATVMSNLGFEKAWEDSGGLLERTAVGDQYVHTAMLSSGAALGGEQSGHILSSEHQFAGDGLFTAIQLSTLCKSKGLTLTQWLDQSFTPFPQKLVNIHVPNKSIRRGWSNCQPLNEAILNAKEAMGNEGRVIVRASGTQPLIRVMVEASDSGLVDSFSSKIACLAEQHLNAA
- the dcd gene encoding dCTP deaminase — encoded protein: MLKNDRWITEQAAAGMLEPFQAGLIRHLNPQLNEQPVLSFGCSSYGYDLRLSSKEFLIFRHVPGTVMNPKRFNPNNLEPTSLHKDQDGEFFILPAHSYGLGVALEKMKVPENITVICLGKSTYARLGIIVNTTPAEASWEGHLTLEFSNSSGADCRIYANEGICQLLFFEGDPCETTYSDRKGKYQHQPEKVTLARI
- a CDS encoding cob(I)yrinic acid a,c-diamide adenosyltransferase, with product MSASPSQRPRKTSPPACIERPPLVAVPSHPALHLVAQEGQLQVHTAPYRGSFSVVLSEALRAAGLGRRVMVAQFLKGGVHQGPNRCIRLCGKLEWLRPDVSSCLSKPPNDDVHASKNVKAVEAIWKICQSHLIKGDLDQLVLDEVGLAIALGYLKENEVLSSLEAKKGGMDVIITGPSIPSRVMAIADQVTELRRGF
- the rph gene encoding ribonuclease PH, with amino-acid sequence MSGSSPSRTSGRFNDQLRPFEVTWDPMGFALSSLVIRTGNTAVLCSVCIEDGVPRWRKGQGKGWLSAEYRLLPGSTPVRQERELIKLSGRTQEIQRLIGRTLRSVLDMSLLGEKTVKIDCDVIQADAGTRTASITGAWIALDRGFSRLVEKGFLEENPLKEQVAAVSVGLVDGLAMLDLDYQEDSIADVDLNVVMDSQGKLLEIQGSAERAPFSREQLNSFLDLAEKGLMELQVAQKSALNN
- a CDS encoding DUF3084 domain-containing protein, whose product is MTGWLLIVLLLVLGGVLSTLGDRLGSRVGKARLSIFNLRPRSTAVLITVLTGSLISFLSLGLMLLVSRQLRVGLFQLDGLQAKIKAAQKELRLRESNLIALRRGAVVLSSGQRLATAKFRLDNPNQAKGIIDRLLQEANLEAFRRVLPGEKPNRQILRVPREEIQKLKETISESGTWVVNFRSAGNVLLGEKWVYAIPEVRPNIAVVQKGDVLGKITLNPRDRTTDVIRKQINLLLASTFAEVRRRGSLSSGLQFDASSVNQLGKELVGLLGGTIILESFALKSSDTSDQVKIGLRIKQNINKPDKSSTWAN
- the trmB gene encoding tRNA (guanosine(46)-N7)-methyltransferase TrmB; amino-acid sequence: MRQHVNPLSRFFQLPRSIPRPEELFEDYDMPLHLDIGSARGKFLLELAPLQLDWNHIGVEIRHPLVLSSEREREQLGIANLRFLFCNANVSLDAWLNNLSKQQLHRVTIQFPDPWFKRKHKKRRVLQPKLLLSIANALSPGKELFIQSDLLSVIDPMLKLIEMSNCFERIGEESQAWLTNNPMSIATEREIYASQNGSPIYRALFLRNKNSIPTLSLLEEEWDVCDCN
- a CDS encoding DUF3146 family protein — translated: MNTLPATAACLRVNRQNFAENFIDGEVSAGGFEWNFHWEFSQGELQVEPSLGRALIQDALLRFLIKMDYQLEPGENYFFTVRAKF
- the thyX gene encoding FAD-dependent thymidylate synthase, which translates into the protein MATVELITVTPDAEKAMAYIARVSNPNNQENESYSGLLKYCIKHEHWSVFEQAYMTLQIQTNRGIAAQILRHRSFTFQEFSQRYADSTQLGYIPIPELRRQDCKNRQNSIDDLSTEIKKSFEEKIQQQFQNSIELYESMLKAGVAKECARFILPLATPTRIYMTGSCRSWIHYINLRSGHGTQKEHLQLAEACKVIFCEQFTTVAEALGWHR
- the ntcA gene encoding global nitrogen regulator NtcA, which codes for MAVAPGGFSRYASQPVAQGSSPSLANAPAGNSRTLVDVIRALEGASTEMVERAKTIFFPGDPAERVYLIRRGAVRLSRVYESGEEITVALLRENSLFGVLSLLTGHRSDRFYHAVAFTRVEMITAPAVSVRQAIEDDSGVGLLLLQGLSSRILQTETMIETLTHRDMSSRLVSFLLVLCRDFGVPGDQGITIDLRLSHQAIAEAIGSTRVTITRLLGDLRSAGLVEIDRKKITVLDPIALAKRFN
- a CDS encoding thioredoxin domain-containing protein — its product is MAASPQSSSLGQFQRIFLALVAVGMATLLFFLKGGMNPAGPLEQLARRSLDPEVALANGRPTVFEFYASWCEACKEMAPTMLELEQKNEKKIDFVLLNVDNPIWEDLLDKYEVNGIPELNFFDAKGKFKGRSVGLRSREELYLLMDSLFNDTPFPSSIGIGSVSSFLNSSEANLDDSSFNEVQVGPRSHS
- the pth gene encoding aminoacyl-tRNA hydrolase, translating into MIPGDIKLLVGLGNPGSKYKTTRHNIGFMALERLAQENAVSFKKHTRIEGLLGEIGFGTKRVRLLMPNTYMNESGRSIRSAMNWFDLEIEQLLVLVDDMDLPLGKLRLRTKGGSGGHNGLKSTISHLGTENFNRLRIGIGAPIGMPEERRANTVSHVLGVFSKSETLLVENTIKQVITGINIIQEYGLEKASNQLNSYQATKLEK
- a CDS encoding resolvase encodes the protein MGKLIAIDPGRHKCGLVLSCPEKGLVLEGRVVHAGAVIDLITLWKSQFNIDLILLGNGTSSDYWEEKLTGVASLQVVEEFNTTLKARKRYWELWPPQDFTRFLPRGLVLPKENLDAVAALIILENYLGKKLCWKGSKKFKT